The Arachis ipaensis cultivar K30076 chromosome B05, Araip1.1, whole genome shotgun sequence nucleotide sequence ggagtgacattgaagagatcaagcactacatgggaTTCTCAAGAAGGAGCACTAGCCACCATCATTCAGGTAGATTCATTTTCTTTTACTCCTttcctattatttttctatttttttgtttgtttatttatctgcTCTCTTGCTCTAGTTGCATAATCATTTGCATTTGAtgtctttaagttgtaaaatattccatatatctctcaccttgcttaaataaaaaaatttttattgaaaaaaattgagacatgcatgaatttcaagtctaaaataatattagtttaattagtttgatgtggtgtcatttgcttttattttctgaatgtatgaaataaacagtgcatatttgaagttgtaactttagaatgttggctcctgaaagaataaggaaaaagaaaaagtattattgatgatctaaaaaaatccataaattgattcttgaagcaagaaaaagcagcaaaaagaaaaagaaaagcttgcatgcaaaaaaaaaagtagcaaaaaaaaaagaaagaaaataaataaaaaagaaagaaaaacttacTTCATGTGATGTGGTATCAAAGCACGAACACTTCTATCAGGTGCTTAATAAACTATGTGAATTTGAGTAAGACAGTTATTCTATAGGGTCTGACTTGTTCCTCAACCTATATTCTAAAGGAATGTTTGTATTATAAATTACCCATTGGTGGAGACTAAGTTTTCTGTTCCCCTAACTTTGTTTGATTCAACTTGATGCAAatttaatctttatcttttctatATCTGTTGTATCAATCTATTAAATAATACCAAATAAAAGCCTTTTCATTTTGTTTGGAGATCCTCTTGATTGAATGTTTCTTATGTGTTTGGTATATGAAAAGTATCATATTATATTTCTTGTCACTAGAAAGGCTTTTATTAGTCTTTGGTGAGGGGATTAATCCTTATCACTAGAAAGCTATGCCTCTTCAAATGCAATGTAAATATAAATTATAGGGAGAATTTTTCTTTGATTCATTGTTACATGTCACATATGTTCCTATTGGTTCTGTTCTAATCTCTTTTAACCAAGCCAATTAGATGAAGTTTGAGGCTTTTAAATTGGCACTATAATCTTCTTGTTTTGGTAGGGGAAGGAAAATAAGCACAATAATATAATTTCCATTATTCATGTTTTTTTCCAATCATTTACTCTTTCTCACGTTCTGTTCTCCCTCCATTTACCATTGAATGAAAAATTGCAGGTTGTTAAAAATGTTGCTTCTCAATCATTGGAAGTGAAGAAGCACATGTACTATTGACCCTATTGATCAATAGTCTTATTGACCCTAGAAAAATGTCCTATTGACCCTCAAGTAGTTATACCCCAGTTTCATGAGCTGTAGTATTATAAAATGttaaattttgttagataatgaATTGTTGTTATGAGGCCATCATTCTCTTGCTTTTTCTGTTTCATTCTTTAGGCATCCAAATGAAGAATAGCTATCAATTAATTGTTTCCAGAAGGACCTGGGGGACACAAATCCATTGGTCCAGGCATGGGCACTTCGTGCCATGGCAGGAATTCAAATCAAGTGGTCAAAATGATCTTGGACAAGTGGCTAATGACATGAAGTATAAAGCTGAAGATGCTGCCTCGAGGGCTATAGAGTCATTCAAATCTACGGCATCCGGTATTTGCTCGATCTTTGCACTTTCTATTATGATTCTATTGTGAATTCAACTTTGATGCAATCATCATATTGTGTTACATAGTATATAGTATATATGGTTAAGTCTCTCACACTTAATCCTAGAATGGCCTTTGTCTTGTTTATTTAGGAGCTTCAGAGTATGCATCTCAAAGGGTAGCAGATGCTAGGGAAACAATTTCAGGAGCCATGGGGTATGAAAGGGAAAATGCTGGCCAGGCTTATGACGGAGATGGCAAGATCATCAGAATGCCAACAGATAGAGAAACTGATGCAAAAATCATGATGCAATAAGCCATGGGTAATGCTAGAGAAAGAATGGCAGATACCTATGAGAATGCTAAGCAGACGATGTCCTCCGCGTCGGACAAGGCTTCAACCATGGCACAAAATGCTAAAGATAACATGGCCGAGTCCATGAGTTACGGAAGAGATAGAGCAGCCAATGCTTATGAGGAGGGTAAGCAGAAAATAAACATGGCTTCGGATATGATGTCAGAAAAATTGTATGATGCCAAGAACTCGATGGGTGGGGCGGTGGAATATGCCAAGGACAAAGCAAACAATGCTTATGATAGAACCAGAGAGAGAATGAGGATGGCTTCATAGAGAACCTACGATGTAAAGAATAAAGTAAAAGGAGCAATGGAGTATGGAAGAGATAACGCAGGTGATGCCTATGATGGAGCCAAAGAGCAAATGAACGTGGTTGGAGATAGGGCCTATGATGCTTGAGACAAGATGGGTGGGGCAATGGAATATGGAAGACAAAAAATGGCAGAAACTTTTGACCAAGCTAAGCAAGAAGTTGATCAGGCATACCAGTCAGCAAAGGATACCATGTCCAGGGAGGCTAAGGATCGTTACGAAGCTGCCAAGGAGAAAGTTTCAGATGCCACAGCGAATCTTGGAGCTTCCATGAGGAACACCCAATATCTATGAGGGTATGTTAAGTTCCctacataaaaatataagaatgtGTATTTCAGTTAGTCTTTTGTCTTTTTCTGCAAAGCTATCGAGTACTATTTTCTTCTTGTAATGTGTTTGTTTTGTTAAGAGATGCAAAAGCACTTGTTAAACTCTTTCCTTATGAAAATGGGAACACAAGTCATGTGTTCTTGTCCCTAATGGTAGGAGATGTATTAGTGTAGATTCACACAGGTTTTGCACTTTGCAGCCCACTATAGGTTATGTATCTAGACTAAGATAATATTGTGCAGTTAGTGTATCCTGACTTTGATTATGTTGTTGGGCCCCTTTATTAACATGCGTGATTTGTCATATTTGTTATAATGAAAGCATAATCATCATATCAACGATGCATGGTGTTATTAGAGGCAATCCCATCTTCCAACACTACCAAAGGAAATTTAATTTCCTGCCCGTGCAGgccaaaaaattatttgtttaataCGGTAAAAACGACGGTTAAAACTACatttttaaacgataaaaaatgtcATTTTCATCCGGTAAAAATGGCGGCTTGTAACTGCCATTTTAAACACATGAAACGTCTTTTAAACacggtaaaaatggcggttttaAAAGCCGTTTTAACCAATAAAAATGTTATTGTcagggtaaaaatggcggttcaaaatgccattttaaccaactaaaaatgccgttttaatccggtaaaaatggcggtttcaAAGCCATTTTAACCAACAGAAACGCCATTCTGTTAGGGTAAAAATGGCAGTTCATAaacgccattttaaccaaccaaaaatgccGTTTTACCttggaaataacggcggtttgaaccgccgttttaaccaaccaaaaaaaccgccgttttatttggaaataatggcggttcgaaccgccgttttaacctatccaaaaactgccgttttaacccagaaaattgtggcggttttctgaaaaccgccataataaccagaatggcgcccagaattacgTCACTTCCTAAAACCGCCGTtcttggtaataatggcggttcaaaccgccataAATACCCAAAAAAACTGCCGTTTTAACCAGAATTTTTTGTAGTGTCCTCCTCACTACACTCCTTAGTTGATCCTTCACATCACTCAAGGAAGATGTCTTGATTGTTTGAGCGTAGCAAGGCTAAGCGGTTCACCGCTTCAGCTATGTTTGCCATGAACTCCCCTTGCTTCTTTCggaacccttcttgctcttggaagaatgcttgaaggtcttgttgcTCTTAAGACAAGGGTTGGAGAACTTTACAATTAGGAAAAAAAGAAGGTTCAATGGTGGAGAGAAAGGTTGTTTAGTTGAAAGGTGTGTTATGTGGGTGAGGGTATTGAGGTGGTGTGTAAGGAggtgatggttcatatggttggtggCAAGGTGTATAGACATTTTGATTCCATAGATGTGGATGGTGTGGTGTTTGAAGGATTGGTGTTTGGGGGTTGTGTAGGGGGTACCGTTCATACCTTTGGGTTTGGTATGCACATAAGGGAGGGTTTGGCTCGTTGTAGTCTGGGGAAGATTGCTCCTCCCTCAATTAATTCTCCCATTCCATGATGCAATCCCAATTTGAATTCATCATACCCTACAATACAATCACAACTAAgttccaagcaacaagggtgatagctcatagaaaaagtagaaaagaaaagcaaaagacataaatacacaagaaaaataaacacctaagtattaacaaaaacaaccaaacaaCCAAAAATAAGATATTTACACTATTGACATATTCATAACAACCAAAAACATAACACCGATTGTATCCCCAGCAACGGCGGCAAAAACTTGATGATGAAAATTATTGTTGATCTAGAATTTTACAAAATAGAatctcttcgttgcaagtatagcccaaatcaacaactaacttccaacatcaaagtttaatttttcgAATACAAATTAActagagtaattcaacctcggatcattctccctaggaatgcaattgAGATGTCACTTTCTTAGTTGTGAGGAAAAGGGGTTTTGAAATCAAGGaactaaagattaaaagaactaagataTAAAAGAACTAGTAAATTATCAAAAAggaaattaatgcaagtaaaaaggaaGCATAAAATGCATAaaaaagccttgacttgggaatgagaattaaggaatcctattatcgtcataaccacaactatggcaactatgatgagtcaatctcgcttcgtcaactcctaacatcgaggagtaagtcaagcaagtataattgaccgtaatccataagtcctagctaacttactaatttcttagtaaaaagctagcgtcaatggaaacgagaatcaactaactacccaagaattaccactaaatgtcggacattatgactctagtatcctaggaactcatttcccaagccaaggtgtgaaaatatactcaaaattaccaagtggcattttcacaaacacttggtgggcataaaaccaaaacataggaaattgcaaaggaaaataaaaactataaccaactatttacaatatcaacaataaacattcaatcaagcaaatataaaccataaaacacaaaattcatcaaccaaaacttcaagaaactaaAATTGCAAATATTCACAAGTTCCTtggtggtatagaatttcaccattgaaatctcgttgcaagtatagttctaaaccaacaaagaatcctcacatgcaaaaatttgagttgtcacatgtacaaaccccaatgaaaattaaccgaagtatttagactccgggtcatctcacaaggaattgcaatgaagtgatcaattattggctatgaaaatgcaacgggggtttgattttatagtttgacaagaaaagtaaaggggcaagaatttaaatgacaagaagaataaatcaagcaagtaactaaagaaagcaagtaataaagagagacattcatggcaaggacttgagaatataggctttctatcctagtcattaatcataacaatacttaacaagaatttatcttatttcgtcatccccaatgttggaagaaggtgtaggTTATCTTTCATTAGAGAaaatcaaacaagactagttaatctcaagtcaaaaattctaatcaactcactaattgaattagcaagagattagagtcattgaaaatgatattaactaacaactctagatcaccaatctaaattggatattaatgactcaagattgcccaattactcttcccaagccaagaatgctcaaaatctactctaaagcccaaccaagcattttgtcaaacacttggtgggtgtacaaggaaagcataataaatgtgcaagaataataaatctaccaactaccaattgcaagaaaagtaagatcacaacttaaatcaacaataaaagaacatcaaacattaaattgcattaaatgtaaaccaaatcc carries:
- the LOC107640597 gene encoding late embryogenesis abundant protein, group 3-like, with product MGNARERMADTYENAKQTMSSASDKASTMAQNAKDNMAESMSYGRDRAANAYEEGKQKINMASDMMSEKLYDAKNSMGGAVEYAKDKANNAYDRTRERMRMAS